In Nicotiana tabacum cultivar K326 chromosome 21, ASM71507v2, whole genome shotgun sequence, one DNA window encodes the following:
- the LOC107810623 gene encoding uncharacterized protein LOC107810623 — protein MEAEDTLTQGNTEPSNKKSKDGKRFTDEQVKLLEFMFKLETKLEPRKKLELARDLGLQPRQVAIWFQNRRARWKSKQMEHEYRVLKAEFDGLNMQFESLKQEKESLLKQLEELNDQLENNHAGCSRSQDSLDSEIYTSSENGGTDLELKDNIIPGCLNASLEDKRVEEVENDREGTLIEHFRWKEEPEFWNMEELGDSSLGSPGRWCAVGLGRTFDLSWEF, from the exons ATGGAAGCAGAAGATACTCTAACTCAGGGGAACACTGAACCTTCAAATAAGAAGAGTAAAGATGGTAAAAGATTTACTGATGAACAAGTAAAGTTGCTTGAGTTCATGTTTAAACTAGAGACAAAGCTTGAACCAAGGAAGAAGCTTGAGCTGGCAAGAGATCTTGGGCTGCAACCTCGTCAAGTAGCTATTTGGTTTCAAAACAGAAGGGCTAGATGGAaatcgaagcaaatggagcacgaATACAGAGTACTGAAAGCGGAATTTGACGGGCTAAATATGCAATTTGAATCATTGAAGCAAGAAAAGGAATCTTTGCTCAAGCAG TTAGAGGAACTAAATGATCAGCTGGAAAACAACCATGCTGGTTGCAGCAGAAGCCAAGATTCTCTAGACAGCGAAATCTACACAAGCTCTGAAAATGGAGGTACTGACTTAGAGTTGAAGGACAATATTATCCCGGGTTGTTTAAATGCAAGTTTAGAAGACAAGAGAGTAGAGGAAGTGGAAAATGACAGAGAAGGAACATTAATCGAACATTTCAGATGGAAGGAAGAACCAGAGTTTTGGAACATGGAAGAATTAGGTGACAGTTCCTTAGGATCACCTGGACGCTGGTGTGCCGTAGGCCTAGGTCGTACCTTCGACCTGTCATGGGAATTTTGA